The DNA segment CCAGGTAACTATCGAAAGTATTTTCGAATGCTAAATCGCTTTTTTGAACAGCACCAGGAGTATAAAGTTGTTCATTCCCACATTAATGAAAATAGTAGTTTCGTGCTGAGGGCAGCAAAAAAAAGCGGGAGTGCCTTGCCGAATTGCTCATAGTCATTTAAGCGATTTAGGAATAGATATGAAACTCCCATTTCGATTATATGCTAGATCTGTCATGAAGGGCCAGCCCAGTAACTATTTTGCTTGTTCAAAGAAGGCTGGGGAATGGCTCTTTGGTCAAGAAATAGCGTCTACTAAAGAGTTAACAGTACTTAATAATGCAGTAAATGTAGAAGAGTTTGGCTTTAACCAGATAGATCGAATGAAAGTTCGTCGTGAGCTAAAAGCAAGAGATAGTTTAGTAATTGGTCATATTGGAAGATTTAATAAACAAAAAAATCATGAATTTATGATAGATATCTTTAAGGAAGTTCATGAGAAACTTCCAAATGCCATTTTGGTGTTAGTTGGGGAAGGGCATTTACGCGTAGATATTGAGAAAAAGGTGAAAAAGATTGGTTTAGAAGAAAATGTCCGATTTTTAGGTGTTAGAAAGGACATAGCAAATCTTATGCAGGGCTTTGATTTATTTCTTTTCCCCTCGCTTTTTGAAGGGTTACCGGTTGTCCTAGTGGAAGCACAAGCAGCAGGTTTAAACTGTATCGTTTCAGACACAATTACAACTGAAACAAATGTTACAGGTAGACTTAACTTTCTTAGCTTGAATGATCCACCATCTGTCTGGGCAGACACTATACTTTCAACTTCATATGGACATGAAGAGACAGCAGAAATACTAAGAGAAAAAGGCTACGATACAGTCACGATGGCAAAATGGTTAACAGGATATTATGTAGGTCAAGCGTTTAGTTCAAAGGAAAGCTTAAGTTTTGGAGGGGTAAGTCATGATGCCAACCTTAACAATTTTTACACCGACTTATAATAGGGGATATTGCTTACATTTATGCTTTGAGAGTTTAAAAAAACAAACAAATAAAAACTTTGTCTGGCTAATCATAGATGATGGATCTACTGATAATACAAGAGAACTTGTTAAGACTTGGATAGAAGAAGGGACCATTACGATTGACTACCATTATCAAGAAAATCAGGGGATGCATGGGGCACATAATACAGCATATGAATTAATTAAAACAGAACTAAATGTTTGCATTGATTCGGATGACTATATGGCTGATGATGCCGTTGAAAAAATACTTACATTTTGGCAACTACATGGCAATTCAAAGGTTGCTGGAATTGTAGGACTTGATGCTGACCAAGCGGGGAAAATTATAGGAACAAAAATGCCAGAATATCTCAAATCAGCGCCACTAACTGATTTATATTCAAAACACAAAGTTAAAGGAGATAAAAAGCTAGTGTATCGTTCAGAACTGACACAAAATACGCCACCTTATCCAGTGTTTCCTGGTGAAAAATATTGTCCCTTAAGTTATAAGTATATCTTGATTGATCAGAAGTATCCGCTACTCATTATGAATGAGATTCTCTGTCATGTTGAATATCTAGCGGATGGTTCTAGTATGAATATGATTAACCAGTATAAAAAGAACCCCCGAGGTTTTTCTTTTTTAGAAAAGTAGCCATGAAACATGCACCAACATATAAGGATCAAATAAGAGAAGCGATTCATTATGTATCAAGTAATCTACTGATAAAGAATTTCAGGTTCCTAGTAGAGACTCCTTGTAAAGTAGCTACACTAATAGCAACACCGTTTGGGATTTTGTTATATTTTTATATTAAAAACACAAAAAAAGTAAATGTATTAAAAAATAGTTCATAAGACATTTCCTTTAAGGAAAGGGTATTTTCAATGAATGTATTTTATCTAAATCTATTGATCGTTTATCTATTTCTTTCTTGTCACGCATTGTGGCAAAAAGAACGAAAATTGGTCCTACCTACATAAAGCCAAATAAAGTGTTGGCCTTTTTAGCTTTATCGAGCTTAGTAGCAGTAGCGGGGCTTCAAAACAATATTGGAGACACATATTATTATATGCACTCATATCGAATTACTACTTTTAGCTTAGAAAACATTGATTTTAAAGGCGATTTTGGTTTTAATTTATTGCAAATGCTTTTACAGCAGTTTTCAAGCGATCCTCAAATATTAATATTTGTAGTAGCATTTCTGACAAATACACTTATTGTTGTAACCCTGTACAACTACTCAAGATTATTTGAGTTAAGTTTATATGTCTATATAGCTATTGGATATTTTTTAGTTTCAATGAACGGAATAAGACAATATCTTGCGGCTGCCATCATATTTTGTGCAACTAAATTTTTGATTGATGGAGATTGGAAGAAGTACATGCTTGTTGTATTTTTTGCGTCTACGATTCATCAAACAGCACTAATACTAATACCTATTTACTTTATTGTGAGAAAACCAGCCTGGTCGAAGTCAACTTTTCTATTATTAGCAGCTGGTATCCTTATCGTTTTAGGTTTAACACATTCATGGATATATTGTTTAAGCGATTGAAGATACCCAATATGGAGGTTATAAAAATTTTCAAGAAGGTGGGGCAAATTTTCTTAGAGTTGTCGTAGGTGCTGTTCCGGTTGTGATTGCTTACTTTGGAAGAGAAAAGCTCAAGCATATTTTCCCTAATAGTGACGTCATAGTTAATATGTCAATACTTGGGTTGGTTTTCCTTATAATATCAACACAAAATTGGATCTTTGCTAGATTTGCTATTTACTTTGGACTGTATCAGTTGATTTTAATTTCTTGGATTGTCAAGGTTTTTAGAGAAAAAGATCAAAAACTAATC comes from the Anaerobacillus sp. CMMVII genome and includes:
- a CDS encoding glycosyltransferase → MKLPFRLYARSVMKGQPSNYFACSKKAGEWLFGQEIASTKELTVLNNAVNVEEFGFNQIDRMKVRRELKARDSLVIGHIGRFNKQKNHEFMIDIFKEVHEKLPNAILVLVGEGHLRVDIEKKVKKIGLEENVRFLGVRKDIANLMQGFDLFLFPSLFEGLPVVLVEAQAAGLNCIVSDTITTETNVTGRLNFLSLNDPPSVWADTILSTSYGHEETAEILREKGYDTVTMAKWLTGYYVGQAFSSKESLSFGGVSHDANLNNFYTDL